Within the Halomonas sp. HL-93 genome, the region GCGTTATAGTCGTCGCCCGCCGCTTCGTATTCTTTGGCAAGCGCATCGACGCCGTGTCCGGTGGTGACCGCAAAGCCGCCAATCCAATCGGCGTTTCCGCTGTCTTTGGGAGCGATGAAATCGGCCAGACTATAGCAAATGCCGTCACGCCCTTTGGTGGTCTGCTGACGGATATGGTGGAGTCGTTCAACGACCTCGGTGCGGGATTCATCGGCGTACACCTCGATGACGTCGTCGTCGACGGTATTCGCTGGCCATAAACCAATCACGCCCCGCGCCTGGACGCGTTTTTCGTCAAGCAGCTTGCGCAGCATTACTTTGGCATCTTCAAACAGATTGCGGGCCGCCTCGCCAACCACCTTGTCATCAAGGATCTTGGGGTATTTGCCCGCCAACTGCCAACTCATGAAGAAGGGCGTCCAGTCGATGCGCTCGAGCAGTTCGTCTAGCGGATAGTCGTTAAAGGTTTGCAGCCCAAGTTGGTGGGGCTTTGCTGGCGTATAGCTGGCCCAATCAGTACGGAAACGCCGCTTGCGCGCCTGGGTGTAGTCAAGGTCGGCAGCTTTTGGGCGTCGCTTGGCGTTGCGTTCGCGAACCTTTTCGTACTCTTCACGTATCTCCGCGATGTAGGGCGTTTTCAGGGTCGGAGTAAGCAATCGGCTCGCTACGCCAACAGCCCGGGAGGCATCGGTGACGTAAATCACCGGGTGGTCGTATTGGGGCTCGATTTTGACCGCCGTATGCGCTTTCGAGGTCGTTGCACCGCCAATCAAAAGCGGCAGGTCCATGCCGCGACGCTTCATTTCCTTGGCCACGTGAACCATTTCATCCAGGGACGGCGTGATCAGGCCGGACAGCCCAATGATGTCGGCGTTGTGATCCTTGGCGGCCTGGAGGATTTTTTCGGCGGGCACCATCACGCCCAGGTCGATAACCTCGTAGTTGTTACACTGAAGCACCACGCCGACAATATTTTTGCCGATATCGTGCACGTCGCCCTTAACCGTGGCCATGACAATCTTGCCCTTGGCCTGGGTATCTTCGCTCTTTTCCGCTTCGATATAGGGGATCAGGTAAGCAACGGCCTGTTTCATGACACGTGCGGATTTGACCACCTGGGGCAGGAACATTTTACCCGCGCCAAACAGGTCGCCGACTACGTTCATGCCGTCCATCAGCGGCCCTTCAATGACCTCAATGGGGCGCGCCGCTTCTGCCCGTGCCAGCTCGGTATCGTCTTCGATGTGCGCCGTAATCCCTTTGACAAGGGCATGTTCGATACGCTTGTTAACCGGCCAGCTGCGCCACTCTAAATCCTCTTTTTTCGCTGCACCGCTGCCATCACCTTTATATTTATCGGCAATATCCAGCAGGCGCTCGGTGCCGTCACTGCGCCGGTTGAGCACCACGTCTTCAACCGCTTCGCGCAGTTCGGCAGGCAGGTCGTCGTAAACGGCGAGCTGGCCCGCGTTGACGATGCCCATGGTAAGGCCCGCGCGTATGGCGTGATACAGAAAGACCGAGTGAATGGCTTCGCGAACCGGGTTATTGCCCCGGAACGAGAATGATACGTTGGACACACCCCCGGAAAGCATCGCGTGAGGCAGGTGTTCGCGGATCCATTGAGACGCTTCGATAAAGTCGACAGCGTAGTTATTGTGCTCTTCAATACCCGTGGCAATGGCGAAAATATTGGGGTCGAAAATAATATCTTCTGCCGGGAAGCCGATTTCATCTACCAGCAGGCGGTAGGCGCGCTTACAGATCTCCGTCTTGCGGGCAAAGGTATCGGCTTGGCCTTCCTCATCAAACGCCATGACCACAATGGCGGCCCCATAGCGGCGGCATTTGGTGGCCTGTTCGCGGAAGGCGGCTTCGCCTTCCTTGAGAGAAATGGAGTTAACCACGGCCTTGCCTTGAACGCACTGAAGTCCGGCTTCGATGATCTCCCATTTGGAAGAGTCGATCATGATCGGCACGCGGGCGATGTCGGGCTCGCCGGCAATCAGGTTCAGAAAGCGCACCATGGCTTCCTGAGACTCCAGCATGCCCTCATCCATATTGATATCGATAACCTGGGCGCCGTTTTCCACCTGCTCGAGCGCGACTTCCAGGGCGGTGGTGAAATCTTCCTCCACGATCAACCGCTTAAAACGCGCCGAACCGGTCACATTGGTGCGTTCGCCGACGTTGACAAACAGCGAATCGGCTTCGATGTTAAACGGTTCCAGCCCCGACAAACGGCAGGCGCGTGAACGCTCAGGCACTTCGCGGGGCGGCAAGCCATGTACGGCTTCCGCAATGGCGCGGATATGTTCCGGTGTGGACCCGCAACAGCCGCCAATAATGTTCACCAGGCCGCTTTGCGCAAACTCACCGACAATGGTTGCCATTTCCTCGGGCGTTTGGTCGTATTCGCCAAATTCGTTGGGCAGGCCCGCATTGGGGTGAGCAGATACAAAGGTATCCGCCTTGGTGGAAAGTTCTTCGACATACTGGCGCAGTTCTTCGGCCCCTAGCGCGCAGTTAAGGCCCACGGAAAGCGGCTCGGCATGGCGAATGGAGTTCCAGAAGGCTTCTGTCGTTTGCCCCGATAACGTCCGCCCGGAGGCATCAGTGATGGTGCCTGAAATCATCACCGGTAGCCGATGGCCAAGGGACTCAAACAGTTCCTCAAGGGCGTAGATGGCGGCTTTGGCGTTAAGTGTATCGAAGATGGTCTCGATCATAATAAGATCGGCGCCGCCGTCGATGAGTGCCTGAGCCGCTTCAAGGTAGTTTTCACGCAGCTCATCAAACGTCACATTGCGTTTGGCTGGATCGTTAACGTCCGGCGATAATGAGGCGGTGCGCGATGTAGGGCCCAGCACACCAGCCACGTAACGCGGCACACCGGTTTCGTCGGCAACGGCGTCACATACTTCCCTGGCCAACCTGGCAGACTCGCGGTTCAGTTCCGGTACAATAGCTTCCATACCGTAGTCGGCCTGGGACAGGCGCGTACTATTAAAGGTATTGGTTTCGATAATATCGGCACCGGCCTCAAGGTAATCGCGGTGAATGCGGGTCACCACGTCCGGGCAGGTCAGTGCCAACAAATCATTGTTGCCTTTCAGGTCCGACGGCCAGTCACTGAAACGTTGGCCACGAAATTCCTCCTCGCTCAGTTCGGCATTCTGCAACATGGTCCCCATACCGCCATCCAGAATATGGATACGTTGATTCAGGCGTTGGGTTAAGGTGGCAATCAAATCACTAGCAGCCATGGCAGGGGAAAGTCTCCAGCGTCGCAGTCAAAAGAGGTTCTCTTATCGTCGGCAGTCGCCGTTTAAATGGGTCAGCGGCGCACTATGATAACAAAGGGTGTCATGCGGGGCAGCAATGTATTGTTTATGAATGCCATAGGCATACATAAAGTGGGTATCATAAATAGCCTAGTAAAACAGTCGGGATTGTGTCGGCGCGCTGTTTTGCTTACCATAGACACAAAATGACATGTGAAGTGGCGCCGCCACTGCCACGGGAGGAAAACACCCCTCATGACCACGACAGCAGAAGCAGAAACCAACGTCGATACCCAAGGTATTGATATTACAAACAGTGCGCAGGATTACTTGGCGGAATTGCTGGAAAAGCAAAACGTTGAAGGTATCGCCGTGCGCATTTTCATCACCCAACCGGGCACGCCCTACGCCGAGACATGCTTAGCATACTGTCGCCCGGGAGAAGAAGAGCCTACCGACGTAAAGCTGGAACTTGAGAAAATTAATGTTTTTCTCGATAAAAACAGCCTGGCATTTCTTGAGGAAGCCGTCGTCGACTTCAATGCCGACCGCATGGGTGGCCAACTGACCATCAAGGCGCCTAACGCCAAGATGCCCAAGGTCAATGCAGATAGCCCCTTGGAAGACCGCGTCAACTATGTTCTATACAGCGAAATCAATCCTGGTTTGGCCTCTCATGGCGGCGAAGTCAAGCTGGTTGAGCTGACCGAGCAAAATATGGCGGTACTGGCCTTCGGCGGCGGCTGCCAGGGTTGTGCGGCCGTTGACCTGACGCTCAAGGACGGCGTCGAGAAAACGCTAATGGAGCGTATTCCCGAACTTGGCGGCATTCGCGATGTGACCGACCATTCGGATACGACCAACGCTTACTACCGGTAAGCCATGGCGTTCCGCCCGCTTTATAGTGCCCAGCAGATGCTGGGCACTTTTGTATGCTAGTCACGTTTACCTTCCTCTATGCCCTCATCAGCCTGATCGCGAGCCATCGACGTCGGCAGGTCAGTTAGTTGCCGTTGCATGGCATCCATCCGTGACCAAAGTTGTTCCTGCCAAGCCTTTTCGCGAGACTCATGCTGCTGAGCTTCTGCAGCTAGTGCTGTTTCTGCGCTATCGAGTCTTTTAGCCACCTCATCATAGCGTTGCTGCAGGGACGAAAGCGTAACTTCAAGCTGTTGCTGAGCTTGTTGCTGGACATTTGCCTCCAACTGATGCTGGTGGAGTGACCTTTCCAGCGCCTTGATCTCTCTCGACAGCGCCTGATTGCGTTCGTCTGCCTGCTTCAGTCGTTGCTGGTAGGCGGTTTCTTCCTGTGCACGTTCTTGCCGAGCGCTGTCCAGCAGGCCCATCAGGCGATCTTCGGCGGCTTCGTGGCGTTGTTCTTCCTGGCACAAACGCGCCTGCCATTCGGCCTGCTCGCGACTCAGTTGATCAGCATGCTCTGCCTGACGCTCAGCCAGTTGCTGCTGGAGGCGTTCATGGGCTGATTGCCACTTGGCTAGCTCGTCACGCGCCTCGCCAGCTTGGGTGCGCCACTGCGCCTCATCAGCCTGGCTTGCGGCCAGATCTCGACTGAGCGCCTCGACGCGCGTTTCTGTATGTCGCAGGTGCTCCGCCAGGGCGCTTTCACGCTGCTCCGCATTGGCGGCCCGCTGGTCGGCGTCGCTGGCCTCCAATCGGGCGACCTCTACTTGGCGATCGGCTTCCTCACGATAGTGGCGTAACGCATCGTGCGCCGCTTCCATAGCTTCTTTCCATAGTTCACTGGCGACGCTGACCACCGACTCGGGCACGCCCTTGGGTGGTGGTACGTCGCGGTTATGTTCCCGCTCAAGGCGCCACTGGCGGAAATGTTCGCTGATAGTGGTAAAGCTGCCCGTACCCAGCACTTCACGAATGCGCTGAACGCTTGGCGTGTCACCTCGAGAAAGCAAGGTGTCGATGGCTTGCTGTACATCTACATATTGAATACCGCTGCGCGCCATTTCTTGCTCCTTTTATGAGGTTTTAATAACCATGATTGTCCTGCTCTTGTTTATATAACGCAATATTACGTAATACGTAAAATGTAATTTATTTATCTTAAAAAACATAAATTCAAGATTACCCGTATTATCTTGAGTTTTTAGAGCATAAAAGCCAGACTTGGTGCACCAGCCAGCAACAGACTCGAATAAGGCGAAGAAGGAAGAAGGAAGAAGGAAGAAGGAAGAAGGAAGAAGGAAGAAGGAAGAGCGTAGGGTACGAGAGGAGAAAAGACGTCAATGGAAACGTGGGACAATACAGCCACCGCCAACCCGATAGCGCCGTTGGAGAGCCTTCGTGGTTCGCCGGTGTTGCCGCAAATTACCGCGAACACGGACGTGGAGGCGGTATCGGCTTGGCTTGCTGAATATCAGGAAAGTCCGCAGACCTGGAAATGCTACCGCCGGGAAGCCGAACGCTTGCTGCTATGGCTGACGACCCAGAGGTTGACGCTCGACCAAGTAAACCGCGACGTACTGCGCCACTTTGAGGCGTTCCTTGCTGACCCTCAGCCAAGCGCTCAGTGGGTTGGGCCCACCAAACCGCGTCACCACCCCCAATGGCGGCCGTTTCGAGGCGGCTTGTCAGCGGCCAGCCGTCGGCAAAGCCTGATTATCTTGCAAGGACTCTTCAGTTGGCTGGTTGAAGCGGGGTGGGTGCGGCATAACCCGTTTCGCTTAATGCGCGATAAGTCACGGCGGCTAAACAATCAAACGCCACGTATTGAACGCTACCTAGAACGCGAACTTTGGGAATGGCTGTGGCAATGGTTAAATCAGCCGGTGGCGGGGCAGGGCGAACGTGCTATTTATGAAAGCGCTAGGCGTCGTTTTATCTTTGGATTTGCTTACCTGTTAGCCCCCAGGTTGAGCGAGATGGCGGATGCACGAATGGGCGATTTCCAGCAAAGTGAAGGCCGCTGGTGGTGGTCTGTGGTTGGCAAAGGAAATAAGGTGGCGCGTATTCCGCTGCCCGCCGACATGCAGAATTGCTTAATCGAGTGGCGTCTCGCACTGGGGCTGACGGGGTTGCCGACTCACCACGATGACGCGCCGGTTATTCGCGCACTGGATAAACAGCGCAGCGTGGGCCATAACCAGCTGTATCGGCTGATCCGTGACACCTTCAAAGAAGCGGCCGACACGCTACAAGCGGCCGATGGTAATTCGGCGCATATCGCTGCACTGCGCAAAGCCACCCCGCACTGGCTACGACACACCTCTATCACCCATCAGGCCCAGGCAGGCATCAGCTTGCGGCACCTAGCCGACAGTGCACGCCACTCGCGACTTGATACCACGGCGCGCTACCTACATAACGAAGCCATCGAGTGGCACCATGAGCAACAGCGCCATCAGATTATGCCGCGAAGCCCCCAAGACAACATTGAGACGTTATAATGGACCCTATTTTGTGACCCCAACGCCAAAGGATTCACCATGAGCACGTCCGGTGCCGAGCTAGCCCAACAGGAACTGATCGAAGAGTTCGATATGTTTGATAACTGGATGGACCGTTATCAATACATTATTGATATGGGCAAACAGCTACCCCCTTTCCCAGACGAGTGGAAAACCGAAGATCGTAAAATACAGGGCTGTCAGTCGAATGTGTGGATGCACCATGAAGCGCAGGGTGACAAACTGATCTTCAAGGCCACCTCTGATGCAGCGATTGTATCGGGATTGATTGCCGTGCTGCTACGCATTTACAGCGAAAGAACCGCTGCCGAAGTGCGTAATACGGAGCCGCATTTCATGACGGACCTGGGCCTGGACAAACACCTGTCGCCGACGCGCAGCAACGGTTTGCATTCGATGCTGGAGCGCATTTACCAGGTTGCCCGGCAGACCGCTTAGTCGCGCTTGGGGTGGTGGCAATCGGCATGACAGGGATCCTCGTCTTCCCGGCACAAGGCTTCACTACGCCCACCGGGAACGGGATCCATACCGCCTTTGCTGCCCGGGTGGCATTTCAAAATACGCTTCATGGCCATCCAACTGCCTTTGAACGGCCCGTGCACCTGAATGGCTTCAATGGCATAGGACGAACAGCTTGGCCAAAAGCGACAGCGCGGGCCGAGTAGGGGGCTTAACGTATATTGGTAGATGCGCACCATGACGACGAGACACTGACCGACCAGCCAGCGAACGGCATTAACCAGGGTGCGCCAAGCCTTCATGACGATGACTTGGCATAGAGCTCGGCGGGATCAATAAGGGGCTCGCTATTGACCGCCACGCGTTCATTCGACAGTGACAGATAAAAGCAGCTGCGCCGCCCCGTATGGCAGGCAGGTCCCGTTTGCTCGACCTGGAGCAGTAGCGTGTCCCCATCACAATCGATCGCAGCGGCTTTCAGATGCTGCTGCTGGCCGGAAGACTCGCCTTTACGCCATAGTTTGCCCCGCGAGCGCGAGTAATAGCATACCCGCTGGGTTTGTAGCGTTTCTTCCAGCGCTTCACGGTTCATCCAGGCCATCATCAATACCTCACCGGTATCGTGCTGCTGGGCGATGGCAGGTATCAAACCGTCGGCATTAAACGCAGCGGCATCCAGCAACGTCGTTAATGAGGGGAGGGCATCAGCAGGTGACGCTGATTCAAGGTCTTTGAATAGAGGGTTTTCTGAGGACATGTTTACGACTCATCATTGGCTTGGCATTGCTGGCATAACCCTGATAATTCAATGGTTTGACGCTCTACATTGAAGCCCTTACGCTGAGCAAGAGCGGCCAGTTGATCGCTAATTTCATCCAAATGTAGCTCATCCACATAGCCGCACTGCCGACAAATCAACAGTTGAAACCCATGGGCGTGTTCCGGGCACGCGCAGGCAACATAGGCATTTTGCGATTCAATACGGTGAACAAGCCCCTGCTCAATGAGAAACTCCAAAGCACGGTAGACTGTCGGCGGGCGAGCTGCTGCGTGTTCCGTCGAGAGTTTATCGAGTAGGTCGTAGGCTTTTAAACCACCACCATGGCGAGCAATAAGCTCCAGCACTCGGCGCCGAATAGGCGTAAAGCGCACGCCACGCGTGTGGCATTGGGATTCTGCCTGCTGCAATAGCGCATTGGCGTGTGTCATAAACGTCTCGTTGGCCACTGTGAGCACAGTTCGTGCAGTGGAAATAGTTGTTTACGTGATAAGTATAAGTTTACGCGCTTACATCAGGTGTGTCAGGGGGCTCAACCAACTCGCTTGTGCGAGCAAAATGATGCTGCGCAAACGCCACCCGTTTCTCAACGGATACGCCCTCTGGCTGCCGCTCGATAAGATCCAGCCGACGACGAAGCCCCTCACCATTGGTCATTTGAATAGCTAGCCCAGGGCGAGCATTGAGCTCCAGAAGCATAGGGCCATGCTGACGATCAAGCACCATGTCGGTTCCCAAGTAGCCTAATCCGGTCATCTCAAAACAGCCGGCTGCCAAGTTCAGCAACGTTTTCCACTGTGGGACCACTAGACTTGCCAGATCGTGCCCGGTATCCGGGTGAGCAAAACAAGGCCGATCAAACTGAACACCTCGAAGGGCAGCCCCCGTAGCCATATTAAGCCCTACACCGACAGCCCCTTGGTGAAGGTTAGCCTTACCATCCGAAGCGGCCGTTGACAGCCGCATCATGGCCATAACAGGGTACCCTTTAAAAACGATAACACGAATGTCAGGCACGCCTTCGTAGGTATATTCCATCAGGCTTTCATCAAAATTGATCAACGTTTCCACAACGGCCACATCGGGTGAACCGCCTAGCGAGTAAAGACCCGATAGAATGTTGGAAACATGGCGTTCAATATCGGTAATTGAGAGGCGCGCGCCGCTGGGTTTGATGAAGTCGCCATCCTCGACGCTTTCTATGACCAAAATACCTTTGCCACCGCTCCCCTTGGCCGGCTTAATCACAAACCCATGGTGGCCCGCCAGCATCGGACTAATGTGCTTGACGCCAAACTGTGTTGTTACCGTGCCAATTAACGCTGGCGTGGTAATGCCGTAGCGCTGCGCGAGCAGCTTGGTTTTAAGCTTGTCGTCAACCAGCGGGTATAGGCGTCGGTGATTGTAGCGCCCGATGTACCGGATATTGCGCCGGTTCATGCCGATGATGCCTTTATCGCGCAGCTTCGTTGGCCATGTCCAATTACTCAGCCAACTCATAAGGGTTTATCTTCTTCGGTAATAGGCTTAAAGCGACGCAGTTCTAACAGCCGGTAGCCGGTGTAATTACCCAGCAGCAGAATCAGCGCCATTAATATGAACTGGACGCCCAGGAAATTAAACGTGATGTGGCGTACCCAAGGGTTGTTCATCGCTAAAAATGCAATCACTGCGGTTAATAAGCTACCACCTCCCTGTATCAAGACCTGCTTGGGGCCTTCCTCTTCCCACAAAATCGACATCCGCTCAATCGTCCAGGCGAGAATGATCATCGGGAAGAATGTAATGGTCAGCCCCGCGTTGAGGCCCATTCGATACGCCAACACCGAAAACACCGAGATAATGGCAATGACGGTAATGATCACCGCCGAGACCCTAGCAACCAACAATAAA harbors:
- a CDS encoding transcriptional repressor, which gives rise to MTHANALLQQAESQCHTRGVRFTPIRRRVLELIARHGGGLKAYDLLDKLSTEHAAARPPTVYRALEFLIEQGLVHRIESQNAYVACACPEHAHGFQLLICRQCGYVDELHLDEISDQLAALAQRKGFNVERQTIELSGLCQQCQANDES
- the hisI gene encoding phosphoribosyl-AMP cyclohydrolase; amino-acid sequence: MSSENPLFKDLESASPADALPSLTTLLDAAAFNADGLIPAIAQQHDTGEVLMMAWMNREALEETLQTQRVCYYSRSRGKLWRKGESSGQQQHLKAAAIDCDGDTLLLQVEQTGPACHTGRRSCFYLSLSNERVAVNSEPLIDPAELYAKSSS
- a CDS encoding alpha-L-glutamate ligase-like protein — protein: MSWLSNWTWPTKLRDKGIIGMNRRNIRYIGRYNHRRLYPLVDDKLKTKLLAQRYGITTPALIGTVTTQFGVKHISPMLAGHHGFVIKPAKGSGGKGILVIESVEDGDFIKPSGARLSITDIERHVSNILSGLYSLGGSPDVAVVETLINFDESLMEYTYEGVPDIRVIVFKGYPVMAMMRLSTAASDGKANLHQGAVGVGLNMATGAALRGVQFDRPCFAHPDTGHDLASLVVPQWKTLLNLAAGCFEMTGLGYLGTDMVLDRQHGPMLLELNARPGLAIQMTNGEGLRRRLDLIERQPEGVSVEKRVAFAQHHFARTSELVEPPDTPDVSA
- the nfuA gene encoding Fe-S biogenesis protein NfuA; translation: MTTTAEAETNVDTQGIDITNSAQDYLAELLEKQNVEGIAVRIFITQPGTPYAETCLAYCRPGEEEPTDVKLELEKINVFLDKNSLAFLEEAVVDFNADRMGGQLTIKAPNAKMPKVNADSPLEDRVNYVLYSEINPGLASHGGEVKLVELTEQNMAVLAFGGGCQGCAAVDLTLKDGVEKTLMERIPELGGIRDVTDHSDTTNAYYR
- a CDS encoding tyrosine-type recombinase/integrase, which codes for METWDNTATANPIAPLESLRGSPVLPQITANTDVEAVSAWLAEYQESPQTWKCYRREAERLLLWLTTQRLTLDQVNRDVLRHFEAFLADPQPSAQWVGPTKPRHHPQWRPFRGGLSAASRRQSLIILQGLFSWLVEAGWVRHNPFRLMRDKSRRLNNQTPRIERYLERELWEWLWQWLNQPVAGQGERAIYESARRRFIFGFAYLLAPRLSEMADARMGDFQQSEGRWWWSVVGKGNKVARIPLPADMQNCLIEWRLALGLTGLPTHHDDAPVIRALDKQRSVGHNQLYRLIRDTFKEAADTLQAADGNSAHIAALRKATPHWLRHTSITHQAQAGISLRHLADSARHSRLDTTARYLHNEAIEWHHEQQRHQIMPRSPQDNIETL
- the yidD gene encoding membrane protein insertion efficiency factor YidD gives rise to the protein MKAWRTLVNAVRWLVGQCLVVMVRIYQYTLSPLLGPRCRFWPSCSSYAIEAIQVHGPFKGSWMAMKRILKCHPGSKGGMDPVPGGRSEALCREDEDPCHADCHHPKRD
- a CDS encoding DNA-binding protein, with product MARSGIQYVDVQQAIDTLLSRGDTPSVQRIREVLGTGSFTTISEHFRQWRLEREHNRDVPPPKGVPESVVSVASELWKEAMEAAHDALRHYREEADRQVEVARLEASDADQRAANAEQRESALAEHLRHTETRVEALSRDLAASQADEAQWRTQAGEARDELAKWQSAHERLQQQLAERQAEHADQLSREQAEWQARLCQEEQRHEAAEDRLMGLLDSARQERAQEETAYQQRLKQADERNQALSREIKALERSLHQHQLEANVQQQAQQQLEVTLSSLQQRYDEVAKRLDSAETALAAEAQQHESREKAWQEQLWSRMDAMQRQLTDLPTSMARDQADEGIEEGKRD
- the metH gene encoding methionine synthase, which encodes MAASDLIATLTQRLNQRIHILDGGMGTMLQNAELSEEEFRGQRFSDWPSDLKGNNDLLALTCPDVVTRIHRDYLEAGADIIETNTFNSTRLSQADYGMEAIVPELNRESARLAREVCDAVADETGVPRYVAGVLGPTSRTASLSPDVNDPAKRNVTFDELRENYLEAAQALIDGGADLIMIETIFDTLNAKAAIYALEELFESLGHRLPVMISGTITDASGRTLSGQTTEAFWNSIRHAEPLSVGLNCALGAEELRQYVEELSTKADTFVSAHPNAGLPNEFGEYDQTPEEMATIVGEFAQSGLVNIIGGCCGSTPEHIRAIAEAVHGLPPREVPERSRACRLSGLEPFNIEADSLFVNVGERTNVTGSARFKRLIVEEDFTTALEVALEQVENGAQVIDINMDEGMLESQEAMVRFLNLIAGEPDIARVPIMIDSSKWEIIEAGLQCVQGKAVVNSISLKEGEAAFREQATKCRRYGAAIVVMAFDEEGQADTFARKTEICKRAYRLLVDEIGFPAEDIIFDPNIFAIATGIEEHNNYAVDFIEASQWIREHLPHAMLSGGVSNVSFSFRGNNPVREAIHSVFLYHAIRAGLTMGIVNAGQLAVYDDLPAELREAVEDVVLNRRSDGTERLLDIADKYKGDGSGAAKKEDLEWRSWPVNKRIEHALVKGITAHIEDDTELARAEAARPIEVIEGPLMDGMNVVGDLFGAGKMFLPQVVKSARVMKQAVAYLIPYIEAEKSEDTQAKGKIVMATVKGDVHDIGKNIVGVVLQCNNYEVIDLGVMVPAEKILQAAKDHNADIIGLSGLITPSLDEMVHVAKEMKRRGMDLPLLIGGATTSKAHTAVKIEPQYDHPVIYVTDASRAVGVASRLLTPTLKTPYIAEIREEYEKVRERNAKRRPKAADLDYTQARKRRFRTDWASYTPAKPHQLGLQTFNDYPLDELLERIDWTPFFMSWQLAGKYPKILDDKVVGEAARNLFEDAKVMLRKLLDEKRVQARGVIGLWPANTVDDDVIEVYADESRTEVVERLHHIRQQTTKGRDGICYSLADFIAPKDSGNADWIGGFAVTTGHGVDALAKEYEAAGDDYNAIMVQALTDRLAEAFAERMHERVRKEFWGYVPQESLDNDALIAEKYQGIRPAPGYPACPDHTEKATLFRMLNATENTGLALTENFAMWPAAAVSGWYFSHPQSKYFSTGKITQDQVRVLADRKQMPLEEMERWLSPVLSYDPS
- a CDS encoding SufE family protein, producing the protein MSTSGAELAQQELIEEFDMFDNWMDRYQYIIDMGKQLPPFPDEWKTEDRKIQGCQSNVWMHHEAQGDKLIFKATSDAAIVSGLIAVLLRIYSERTAAEVRNTEPHFMTDLGLDKHLSPTRSNGLHSMLERIYQVARQTA